The region CTGTTCCTCATACCGGAACAGTCGAGTTCACCGGACTTAAAGTAGGTGATAAGGTAAGCGGTCCTTCCGGTGAATGGAAGGAAAAGGCCGGTACCGTGCTGGCAAAACTTACCCGTGAGCGCAATACTAAGAACATTACCGCTCCCGAGAAAGGTGAGATTGTTTCCATCAGGGAAGATTTGGAAGGCAGGTTTGTTGAAGCAGGGGAGATCCTGATTAAAATCCGCCATTTTCTTTCCAAGGAAGAGGTTATCCATCTCATCCTTAAAAAAGCTCTTTTCCTGTTCAATGCTCCTGAAAAAGCAAAGTATTATTTCACCCCTGAGGTGGATGCCAAAATTAAAGGTTCCGGTGAACGTTCCGTTAAGGTTAGAGAAGGTATGGATTTGTTCATTGTTTCGCGTATGAAAAGAGAAACCCCGCTTAATTACAGCGGCCCTGAAGGCTTGATTTATTCAGTCTATTTTCATAACGGTGATAATGTTGACGCGGCGCAACCCTTGATAGGAATCTGTCCCGCAGATCAACTCAAGCAGATTCAGGAAGTTGTGAACCGTGTCCAGAGTGAATGGGAAGAGGTTGATTAATTTAGTCTTTTACCCTTCCGCTATGTAGCCATTGACGGAATCTTTTTTTCCGTATTAATAAAGGATTTTTCACATGGGAAATGTTCTCCAGATCAGGGTTATGGCCCGTACATACGATGAGGCCGAAGTTACAAAGAAATGGCCTAATCTGGTTAAGACCGCATGGGAAGAACCACATGCAGAAGATCGTCCGCACGGGGTTGTCGAGCTTGTCGAGGACCTTAAAGACAGGTTGGAGCTGGGCATGATCCCAAAAGAAAAGGCCGAAGCTATGGCTGATTCCATCCGTAAAGCATTTGATCTCAAATTGCGTATGGAAAAAGCCCTTGGCGATTGGAAGGCCTCGGAAGCCAATACCATCAGCTACGATCTTGAAGACGAGCTGAGCGCTGCGGAACAAATAGCATCTAAAAGAAAATTCAGATAAATGGGGGCCTAAATGGCTGGAAGCATGAATAAAGTAATTTTGATAGGACGTCTCGGGCAGGACCCGAAACTTTCATACACAACCTCCGGTCAGGCTTTTGCCAACATTTCCGTTGCCACTGATGAGGGTTACAAAGACCGTAATACCGGTCAGAAAGTAGATAAGACCGAATGGCACCGTGTTACCGCCTGGAGACACACCGCTGAGTTTGTCGGCAAGTATCTTACAAAGGGCCGGTTGGTCATGGTTGAGGGTAAATTGCAGACCCGTAAATGGCAGGACCAGAATGGTCAGGACCGTTACACTACCGAGATCGTAGCCAGCAATATTCAGGGGCTCGACAGCAGACAGGAAGGCGGTGGTTATCAGAGCCAGCCGCAGGGCGGTTACCAGCAGCAGGGCGGTGGTCAGTATAACAACAACCAGCCACAGGGTGGCGGCTATCAGGGTCAGCCTCAGCAGCAGTTCAATAACCAGCAGCCTCAGCAACAGCAGGGCGGCGGTTTTCAGGAAGATGAGGACCTTGGTCCAGCATTTCCTTCAGAAGCAAGCGGAATGGACGAAGTTCCGTTTTAACTTGGCGTTTTATATCGCTGTTTTGTTTAT is a window of Maridesulfovibrio sp. DNA encoding:
- a CDS encoding single-stranded DNA-binding protein, producing the protein MAGSMNKVILIGRLGQDPKLSYTTSGQAFANISVATDEGYKDRNTGQKVDKTEWHRVTAWRHTAEFVGKYLTKGRLVMVEGKLQTRKWQDQNGQDRYTTEIVASNIQGLDSRQEGGGYQSQPQGGYQQQGGGQYNNNQPQGGGYQGQPQQQFNNQQPQQQQGGGFQEDEDLGPAFPSEASGMDEVPF
- a CDS encoding biotin attachment protein, producing MLNIKELLEEIKASPYKEIEISVPHTGTVEFTGLKVGDKVSGPSGEWKEKAGTVLAKLTRERNTKNITAPEKGEIVSIREDLEGRFVEAGEILIKIRHFLSKEEVIHLILKKALFLFNAPEKAKYYFTPEVDAKIKGSGERSVKVREGMDLFIVSRMKRETPLNYSGPEGLIYSVYFHNGDNVDAAQPLIGICPADQLKQIQEVVNRVQSEWEEVD